A window from Chroicocephalus ridibundus chromosome 11, bChrRid1.1, whole genome shotgun sequence encodes these proteins:
- the SLC25A48 gene encoding solute carrier family 25 member 48 isoform X1: MGSLQLQDFAAGWVGGAASVVVGHPLDTIKTRLQAGQGYGNTLSCVLTVYRNESVAGFFKGMSFPLASIAVYSSVVFGVFSNTQRLLSHFRHGDSARAPVLADVALASIVAGFISVGIGTPVDLVKIRLQMQTQPYIEANIKPKPTVPGFPAYRGPIHCFRTVLQKEGIAGIYRGMGAMLLRDVPGYCLYFIPYTFFCSWINPDGCISPSPSSIWLAGGVAGAISWVTATPMDVVKSRLQADGVHLNKYKGTLDCILQSYRNEGLKEERSLGCPCRETAGSSCSCLPIAEPGHELACFVEGTEHMRQNNLSSNTIIEWLNRIFQAQRDRNLCESLARGKQCQYKTKGNVKEFLKKILQTYQAINKRRA; encoded by the exons ATGggcagcctccagctgcaggacttCGCGGCGGGCTGGGTGGGCG GAGCCGCCAGCGTGGTTGTGGGCCACCCCCTGGACACCATCAAG ACTCGTTTGCAAGCTGGACAAGGGTATGGCAATACACTCAGCTGTGTTCTCACTGTGTACAGAAATGAGTCT GTGGCCGGCTTCTTCAAAGGCATGTCCTTCCCACTGGCCAGCATCGCCGTCTACAGCTCCGTGGTCTTTGGCGTCTTCAGCAACACGCAGCGGCTCCTCAGCCATTTCCGCCACGGAGACTCGGCCCGGGCGCCAGTGCTTGCCGATGTGGCTCTGGCCAGCATCGTGGCAGGGTTCATCTCTGTGGGCATCGGCACTCCTGTGGACCTGGTAAAGATAAGGCTGCAGATGCAAACGCAGCCGTACATCGAAG caaacaTTAAACCGAAGCCCACAGTTCCTGGATTTCCTGCGTACCGAGGCCCAATTCACTGCTTTAGGACAGTCCTACAGAAAGAGGGGATAGCAGGAATATACCGAGGCATGGGAGCAATGCTTCTGAGGGATGTTCCTGGGTACTGCCTCTATTTCATCCCTTACACATTTTTCTGTAGCTGGATTAACCCTGACGGATGCATTTCCCCTAGTCCCTCCTCCATCTGGCTGGCAGGGGGTGTAGCAG GAGCCATTTCCTGGGTGACTGCTACGCCAATGGACGTTGTGAAAAGTCGACTTCAGGCAGATGGAGTTCATTTAAACAAGTACAAAGGGACCCTTGACTGTATCTTGCAGAGCTACCGGAACGAGGGCCTAAAA GAGGAAAGGTCTCTAGGTTGCCCATGTAGGGAGACAGCTGGCAGT TCATGTTCATGTCTTCCCATTGCTGAG CCTGGCCATGAATTGGCATGCTTTGTGGAAGGAACCGAACACATGCGGCAAAACAACTTATCTTCAAACACAATAATTGAGTGGCTTAATCGAATCTTTCAGGCTCAACGGGACAGAAACCTCTGTGAA AGCCTGGCACGTGGGAAGCAATGCCAGTACAAGACCAAGGGAAATGTGaaggaatttttgaaaaaaatcctgcaaacaTATCAAGCAATCAATAAAcgcagagcttaa
- the SLC25A48 gene encoding solute carrier family 25 member 48 isoform X3: protein MGSLQLQDFAAGWVGGAASVVVGHPLDTIKTRLQAGQGYGNTLSCVLTVYRNESVAGFFKGMSFPLASIAVYSSVVFGVFSNTQRLLSHFRHGDSARAPVLADVALASIVAGFISVGIGTPVDLVKIRLQMQTQPYIEANIKPKPTVPGFPAYRGPIHCFRTVLQKEGIAGIYRGMGAMLLRDVPGYCLYFIPYTFFCSWINPDGCISPSPSSIWLAGGVAGAISWVTATPMDVVKSRLQADGVHLNKYKGTLDCILQSYRNEGLKVFFRGATVNAVRGFPTSSAMFLGYELSLKAMKRDQNESNP, encoded by the exons ATGggcagcctccagctgcaggacttCGCGGCGGGCTGGGTGGGCG GAGCCGCCAGCGTGGTTGTGGGCCACCCCCTGGACACCATCAAG ACTCGTTTGCAAGCTGGACAAGGGTATGGCAATACACTCAGCTGTGTTCTCACTGTGTACAGAAATGAGTCT GTGGCCGGCTTCTTCAAAGGCATGTCCTTCCCACTGGCCAGCATCGCCGTCTACAGCTCCGTGGTCTTTGGCGTCTTCAGCAACACGCAGCGGCTCCTCAGCCATTTCCGCCACGGAGACTCGGCCCGGGCGCCAGTGCTTGCCGATGTGGCTCTGGCCAGCATCGTGGCAGGGTTCATCTCTGTGGGCATCGGCACTCCTGTGGACCTGGTAAAGATAAGGCTGCAGATGCAAACGCAGCCGTACATCGAAG caaacaTTAAACCGAAGCCCACAGTTCCTGGATTTCCTGCGTACCGAGGCCCAATTCACTGCTTTAGGACAGTCCTACAGAAAGAGGGGATAGCAGGAATATACCGAGGCATGGGAGCAATGCTTCTGAGGGATGTTCCTGGGTACTGCCTCTATTTCATCCCTTACACATTTTTCTGTAGCTGGATTAACCCTGACGGATGCATTTCCCCTAGTCCCTCCTCCATCTGGCTGGCAGGGGGTGTAGCAG GAGCCATTTCCTGGGTGACTGCTACGCCAATGGACGTTGTGAAAAGTCGACTTCAGGCAGATGGAGTTCATTTAAACAAGTACAAAGGGACCCTTGACTGTATCTTGCAGAGCTACCGGAACGAGGGCCTAAAA GTCTTTTTTAGGGGCGCCACGGTCAATGCAGTGCGAGGATTCCCAACGAGTTCAGCCATGTTTCTTGGCTATGAACTTTCCCTCAAAGCAATGAAAAGAGACCAAAATGAGAGCAATCCTTAA
- the SLC25A48 gene encoding solute carrier family 25 member 48 isoform X2, which produces MSFPLASIAVYSSVVFGVFSNTQRLLSHFRHGDSARAPVLADVALASIVAGFISVGIGTPVDLVKIRLQMQTQPYIEANIKPKPTVPGFPAYRGPIHCFRTVLQKEGIAGIYRGMGAMLLRDVPGYCLYFIPYTFFCSWINPDGCISPSPSSIWLAGGVAGAISWVTATPMDVVKSRLQADGVHLNKYKGTLDCILQSYRNEGLKEERSLGCPCRETAGSSCSCLPIAEPGHELACFVEGTEHMRQNNLSSNTIIEWLNRIFQAQRDRNLCESLARGKQCQYKTKGNVKEFLKKILQTYQAINKRRA; this is translated from the exons ATGTCCTTCCCACTGGCCAGCATCGCCGTCTACAGCTCCGTGGTCTTTGGCGTCTTCAGCAACACGCAGCGGCTCCTCAGCCATTTCCGCCACGGAGACTCGGCCCGGGCGCCAGTGCTTGCCGATGTGGCTCTGGCCAGCATCGTGGCAGGGTTCATCTCTGTGGGCATCGGCACTCCTGTGGACCTGGTAAAGATAAGGCTGCAGATGCAAACGCAGCCGTACATCGAAG caaacaTTAAACCGAAGCCCACAGTTCCTGGATTTCCTGCGTACCGAGGCCCAATTCACTGCTTTAGGACAGTCCTACAGAAAGAGGGGATAGCAGGAATATACCGAGGCATGGGAGCAATGCTTCTGAGGGATGTTCCTGGGTACTGCCTCTATTTCATCCCTTACACATTTTTCTGTAGCTGGATTAACCCTGACGGATGCATTTCCCCTAGTCCCTCCTCCATCTGGCTGGCAGGGGGTGTAGCAG GAGCCATTTCCTGGGTGACTGCTACGCCAATGGACGTTGTGAAAAGTCGACTTCAGGCAGATGGAGTTCATTTAAACAAGTACAAAGGGACCCTTGACTGTATCTTGCAGAGCTACCGGAACGAGGGCCTAAAA GAGGAAAGGTCTCTAGGTTGCCCATGTAGGGAGACAGCTGGCAGT TCATGTTCATGTCTTCCCATTGCTGAG CCTGGCCATGAATTGGCATGCTTTGTGGAAGGAACCGAACACATGCGGCAAAACAACTTATCTTCAAACACAATAATTGAGTGGCTTAATCGAATCTTTCAGGCTCAACGGGACAGAAACCTCTGTGAA AGCCTGGCACGTGGGAAGCAATGCCAGTACAAGACCAAGGGAAATGTGaaggaatttttgaaaaaaatcctgcaaacaTATCAAGCAATCAATAAAcgcagagcttaa